The proteins below are encoded in one region of Apium graveolens cultivar Ventura chromosome 4, ASM990537v1, whole genome shotgun sequence:
- the LOC141720362 gene encoding putative pectinesterase/pectinesterase inhibitor 51, whose product MQQLAKPRTLVIVLVMASILSVSLFLFFFFFLHNHGSAKQSLVIEQACNATRYPDSCLTCLSGSKFSSKPEPLEVIEAAIVASQASLKTSSVKLLALLNASAGNFNLSENARLGLEALSYSEYRINSTAVAVPGGKIRTARVLMSAGLGYQAGCLSGLGKYINDSSLVKETMSVLNSSIGIASNALSMIRAYGLFGNETGSWVGPKTERDGYWEGGFGSDTGAWNVEFPKGLVANVTVCKSGGCDYLTVQEAVEKVVDDSEWRFVIWIKEGVYNETVRVGFKKKNVVFLGDGMGKTVITGSMNVGQFNVSTRNSATVGVLGDGFMASNLTIENTAGIGANQAVAFASDSDLSIIENCEFLGHQDTLYANALRQYYKSCHIEGTVDFIFGNAVSIFKDCTILFRPRQLDPEKGEQNVVAAHSRTDPAQSTGFVFQDCLINGTEKYMELYFSNPKVHKSFLGRPWKEFSRAVYINCVLESRINPQGWLIWTGDFALQTLYFGEFNSTGPGANTSARVLWSSQIPADHVLTYSLQNFIQVDNFIS is encoded by the exons ATGCAACAACTTGCTAAACCCCGTACTTTAGTTATTGTTCTTGTGATGGCTTCAATTCTCAGCGTTTCTCTCTTcttgttctttttcttttttcttcacAATCATGGTTCAGCCAAACAATCACTTGTTATTGAACAAGCTTGTAATGCTACTAGATATCCAGATTCATGTCTAACTTGTTTATCCGGCTCCAAGTTTTCTTCCAAGCCGGAGCCACTTGAAGTTATTGAAGCAGCAATAGTTGCGTCTCAAGCGAGTCTCAAGACTTCGTCTGTTAAGTTACTAGCTCTCCTAAACGCTTCAGCGGGAAATTTTAATCTTAGTGAGAATGCACGGTTGGGTTTGGAAGCGTTATCGTACTCGGAGTACAGGATTAATTCAACGGCTGTGGCTGTGCCAGGTGGCAAGATTCGGACAGCACGTGTGTTGATGAGCGCAGGTTTGGGATACCAGGCTGGTTGTTTGTCGGGACTTGGTAAGTACATTAATGATAGTAGTTTGGTTAAGGAGACTATGTCGGTTTTAAATTCTTCTATTGGGATTGCAAGTAACGCGCTTAGTATGATTCGGGCTTATGGGTTGTTTGGGAATGAAACCGGGTCATGGGTCGGCCCGAAAACGGAGCGTGATGGGTATTGGGAAGGTGGGTTCGGGTCGGATACCGGGGCGTGGAATGTGGAGTTTCCGAAGGGGTTGGTGGCGAATGTGACGGTGTGTAAGAGTGGTGGGTGTGATTACTTGACGGTTCAGGAGGCGGTTGAGAAGGTGGTGGATGATAGCGAATGGCGGTTTGTGATTTGGATTAAGGAGGGGGTTTATAATGAGACGGTTCGGGTCGGGTTTAAGAAGAAGAATGTGGTGTTTTTGGGTGATGGAATGGGTAAAACTGTTATTACCGGGTCGATGAATGTGGGGCAGTTTAATGTTTCTACAAGGAACTCTGCTACCGTCG GTGTACTGGGTGATGGCTTTATGGCGAGCAACCTCACAATAGAAAACACTGCTGGTATTGGTGCTAATCAGGCTGTAGCATTTGCATCAGACAGTGATCTTTCCATTATTGAGAACTGTGAATTTCTTGGACATCAAGACACTCTTTATGCTAATGCACTCCGTCAATACTACAAATCTTGCCACATTGAAGGTACTGTGGATTTCATATTTGGAAATGCTGTTTCAATCTTCAAAGACTGTACCATCCTATTTCGACCACGACAACTAGATCCTGAAAAAGGTGAGCAAAATGTTGTAGCGGCACATAGTAGAACAGATCCGGCTCAATCAACTGGGTTTGTTTTCCAGGACTGTCTGATAAATGGTACGGAGAAGTACATGGAATTGTATTTCAGCAATCCAAAAGTACATAAGAGTTTCCTAGGGCGCCCATGGAAGGAGTTTTCAAGGGCAGTGTACATAAATTGTGTGCTGGAAAGTCGTATTAATCCTCAAGGGTGGTTAATTTGGACCGGGGACTTTGCACTGCAAACTCTTTATTTTGGAGAATTTAATTCTACAGGGCCAGGTGCGAACACATCTGCGCGAGTGCTATGGAGTAGCCAAATTCCTGCTGATCATGTTTTAACATATTCTTTGCAAAATTTCATTCAAGTCGATAACTTCATCTCTTAA
- the LOC141719072 gene encoding pentatricopeptide repeat-containing protein At5g04780, mitochondrial-like, whose product MSHFATATCFSSILRNCSPLLSSISTAKKTHAQILICGLLPNITLQTDLLLVYSKCGLLNDARRVFDRMPDRSMHSWNIMISTHMKNCLHKDGLSIFNAFVEVGMRPDHYTLTPLFKACGEVGDMTLGLSLHNWVIKCGYVNYVVVGSALLEFYLKCREAKDAKRVFDDLMFKDSVAWNSMISGLVRLGSYVDALVCFRDMLKEGMVMDRMAIPSILSACGREGDVMKGKEIHGQVVKSLRFCDDVTIVNALIDMYSKCGFLYNSENVFKNMISANLVSWTTMISCYGVHGKGKESLVLFEEMKVRGFEPNSVTITAILASCSHSGLVDQGKKIFDSLGLVYNIEPCLEHYACIIDLLGRSGLVEEAFELIKNMKLDPTASIWGALLAGCMMCRNVEIGEIAAHHLFDIEPKNTSNYIALCSIYESLGMRDGVSRIRSIIRNTGIFKSPGCSCITIKGKIHKFYQGDVFHPSGNILHETMDGILRTLMSIDICV is encoded by the coding sequence atGTCACATTTCGCAACGGCTACCTGCTTCTCTTCTATATTGCGAAACTGCAGCCCTTTGCTTTCATCAATCTCTACAGCCAAGAAAACCCATGCTCAAATCCTCATTTGTGGCCTACTCCCAAACATTACTCTTCAAACAGATTTGTTATTGGTTTACTCCAAATGCGGGTTACTGAACGATGCACGCAGGGTGTTTGATAGAATGCCTGACCGAAGTATGCACTCATGGAACATAATGATCTCGACCCATATGAAGAATTGTCTACATAAAGATGGTTTGAGTATTTTTAATGCGTTTGTTGAAGTGGGTATGAGACCAGATCACTATACATTGACTCCGTTGTTTAAGGCATGTGGAGAAGTTGGAGATATGACACTGGGTTTAAGTTTGCATAATTGGGTGATTAAATGTGGGTATGTGAATTATGTTGTTGTTGGGAGTGCGCTTTTGGAATTTTACTTGAAATGTAGGGAAGCGAAGGATGCTAAACGGGTTTTTGATGATTTGATGTTTAAAGATTCTGTTGCTTGGAATTCAATGATTTCGGGGTTAGTGAGGCTGGGGTCTTATGTAGATGCTCTAGTTTGTTTTAGAGATATGCTTAAGGAAGGAATGGTGATGGATCGTATGGCAATACCGAGTATTTTGAGTGCTTGTGGAAGGGAAGGAGATGTTATGAAAGGTAAAGAAATTCATGGCCAAGTAGTGAAGAGTTTAAGATTTTGTGATGATGTTACGATTGTAAACGCTCTTATTGATATGTACTCGAAGTGTGGCTTCTTGTATAATTCAGAAAATGTTTTTAAGAATATGATTAGTGCAAATTTAGTGAGTTGGACTACCATGATATCGTGCTATGGGGTCCATGGGAAAGGGAAAGAGTCATTGGTTTTATTTGAGGAAATGAAAGTCCGTGGATTTGAACCCAATTCTGTCACGATTACTGCCATATTAGCTAGTTGTAGTCACTCGGGCCTTGTAGACCAAGGGAAGAAGATCTTCGATTCGCTTGGTCTAGTCTACAATATTGAACCCTGTCTTGAGCACTATGCTTGTATCATAGATCTTCTGGGCCGTTCGGGGCTAGTTGAAGAAGCATTTGAATTAATAAAGAATATGAAATTGGACCCTACAGCAAGTATTTGGGGTGCTCTACTAGCTGGATGTATGATGTGCAGGAATGTTGAGATAGGAGAAATAGCGGCTCATCATCTCTTTGATATAGAACCGAAAAATACTAGCAACTACATAGCCTTGTGTAGTATATATGAATCTCTAGGTATGCGAGATGGTGTTTCAAGGATTAGATCTATAATTAGAAACACGGGAATATTCAAGTCTCCGGGTTGTAGCTGTATTACGATAAAGGGAAAAATCCACAAATTTTACCAGGGAGACGTTTTTCATCCTTCTGGGAACATATTACATGAAACAATGGATGGAATTTTGAGGACCTTGATGTCGATTGACATATGTGTATAG